The genomic window AAACCATCTGCATTGTGTTTGGTTTCTCCCTCCCGGTGATGCTGATTTTTCCACCCGATGGCGATTGATCAAAACCACGTTTACTCGCGCTTGTCCTGATCGATATAAACGGTAGCGAAATCACTCTCAGCTCGATAAAAAGAAGCCGTATGGCAGCGTCGCTTCTGGGAGCATCAAATTCTCTTTTTGGAAGATCTCGATAAGCCTTTCTCTGAAATAAATCCATATAAATTCATTCGTAGTAGAGAAACTATGAATGAGGAGGACTATAAGATTTCAGAATGGGATGTATGTGTGGATGAGGTTAAAGTGTTGCTTGACTGACAAAACTAAGAAGCGGGAATGTGGCTAAGGACGGTGAATTCACGCTTTAGGGACTCGTCGTGTTGTCGTTTGGAAGCAACAGCAGGTTGAGGGTCAGGGGCACTGGGGAGAAACTGATAAACCGGAATCTTCCATTGCTGTGCGATCGCGTCGAGACAACCGAGAGGTGTTCCATCATACAGACGGGTTAGGTTCAACACGAGCCTTGACCGATGTGGTGGGATTAGTCACCGATCGCTATACTTATGATGCTTTTGGGGTGCTGTTAGAGCATCAGGGCACCTTTGGTAATGCCTTCCAGTTTGCAGGTGAGCAGCGCGACAGCAGTACTGGATTGGATTATCTGCGGGCACGGTACTACGACGCTAGCCTGGGTCGATTTGTATCGGCAGATCCGTTTGCTGGGTCAATGGCTGATCCGATGAGTCTGCACAACTATCAGTATGCTCATGCGAATCCGGTTCGCTATACTGACCCGTCAGGGTACATGAGTTGGGCTGAAGTGGGTGCTGTCATTACAATTATGGCTCAACTCACCCTCGCCAGCAGTGTGGGATTTGGCACAGGTTACATCCTTGGAGGTGCCATCCAAGGCCGCAATGTCTCAAAAATGTTTGGGGATTTTGCGTCAGGGTTTGCCTCTGGGGTATCAGGCGGCATGATTACGGAAACCTATGAGGCATGGACAGGATAGCCCGTTGAACCGAAGGATGGCATTTTATCTAATGTGGGGCAAATTGCAGGTATCAGTGCATCCATTTTGGCAGGAACTCGGTTTGCAACTTGGGCAACTTCCACAATTGGTTCATTGAAGTGGGCAGGAATTGTAGGACTTGCCGCAGATACAGCATCTGATTTGTATGGGTTAGCGAGAACTACGCAGAATACTTACTATGCAGCGCAGGATGGTTGGCAGGTAGAAGACAATCTAAATCTGCTGGGCTATGTGCCGTTTGCCCTCAAAGGGGTGTCTAAGGTTATCGCTGGCGCAAGGGCAGTAAAGAGTCCAGATGTCGAGCTGAAAAATCTGGAAACCACCCAGGTCAGGGCGGGTGATCCACCTGCCACTGGCGGTAGTAAGTCGCTACTTGAAGGTAGTGGCGGCTGCTTTACGGCTGGAACTGAAATCCTAACCACTGAAGGCATCAAAAACATTGAAGATATCCAGGCGGGCGATTGGGTGATTGTTGATGATCCAACCACACCAGGAGAAATCGAAAAACGTCAAGTCTTGGTTGCCTATGAACGCCAAGCGACCACGCTGATCGACATCTATGTTGATGGTGAAATTATTTCCGCTACTGAAGAACATCCTATTTGGGTCGTCGATAAAGGCTGGGTGGAACCCAAAGACTTGCAGGTAGGCGATCTACTGCAAACTAAAGATGGTCGAGTCGTAGATGTCGATAAAATTGAAAAACGCGAGAGCGACTTCAAGGTTTACAACTTCAGAGTAGAAGGAATACCTACCTACTTCGTCTCAGACCTTGAAATTCTGGTTCATAACAATACGAATTGTCCAGGAGATGTTCCAAGTCGTAAGCAGAGTGGAAAATTTACTGAGCCTACTTTGCCAGATAAGGAAGTTGCTAGGCAAGGAGAGATCAAGATAGTTCATAACTATAGAAGCAATGATCATGCACCTGCTCATGTACATGTTACAGGAGGTGGAAAGGAAACAAGGATTAGAATAAATGGAGAACCCATGCCAGGCGATCCTGCTCCAACTTCAAAACAATGAAAATTGGTCAAAAATTAAGCATGATTTGGAGAAAGTTGTTAAATGGTTAAAGTATCAAGATATCCCAGACTAATTGGCCGTAATTGCGTTGTACACC from Trichocoleus desertorum ATA4-8-CV12 includes these protein-coding regions:
- a CDS encoding RHS repeat-associated core domain-containing protein; translated protein: MHALGTRRVVVWKQQQVEGQGHWGETDKPESSIAVRSRRDNREVFHHTDGLGSTRALTDVVGLVTDRYTYDAFGVLLEHQGTFGNAFQFAGEQRDSSTGLDYLRARYYDASLGRFVSADPFAGSMADPMSLHNYQYAHANPVRYTDPSGYMSWAEVGAVITIMAQLTLASSVGFGTGYILGGAIQGRNVSKMFGDFASGFASGVSGGMITETYEAWTG